The Gammaproteobacteria bacterium genome has a segment encoding these proteins:
- the rsfS gene encoding ribosome silencing factor, with translation MHSKKLATQAEAALEDMKARDVRVIDVRKLTTVTDYMIVATGTSDRHLRSIAGRLVERLTEAGRKPLGVEGEDSGEWVLVDFDDVIVHVMLGRVRDFYKLENLWDMQAPAVESAGA, from the coding sequence GTGCATAGCAAGAAACTGGCGACCCAGGCGGAAGCTGCGCTCGAGGATATGAAGGCCCGTGACGTACGGGTCATCGATGTCCGCAAGCTCACGACCGTCACCGACTACATGATCGTCGCGACGGGCACCTCGGACCGGCACCTGCGCTCGATCGCGGGCAGGCTCGTCGAGCGCCTGACCGAGGCGGGCCGCAAACCCCTTGGCGTCGAGGGCGAGGATTCCGGCGAGTGGGTGCTCGTGGACTTCGATGATGTGATCGTGCACGTCATGCTCGGCAGGGTCCGCGATTTCTACAAGCTGGAAAACCTCTGGGACATGCAGGCGCCGGCGGTCGAATCCGCCGGCGCGTGA